One segment of Pan paniscus chromosome 20, NHGRI_mPanPan1-v2.0_pri, whole genome shotgun sequence DNA contains the following:
- the ETFB gene encoding electron transfer flavoprotein subunit beta isoform X2, translated as MAELRALVAVKRVIDYAVKIRVKPDRTGVVTDGVKHSMNPFCEIAVEEAVRLKEKKLVKEVIAVSCGPAQCQETIRTALAMGADRGIHVEVPPAEAERLGPLQVARVLAKLAEKEKVDLVLLGKQAIDDDCNQTGQMTAGFLDWPQGTFASQVTLEGDKLKVEREIDGGLETLRLKLPAVVTADLRLNEPRYATLPNIMKAKKKKIEVIKPGDLGVDLTSKLSVISVEDPPQRTAGVKVETTEDLVAKLKEIGRI; from the exons ATCCGAGTGAAGCCTGACAGGACCGGTGTGGTCACGGATGGCGTGAAGCACTCCATGAACCCCTTCTGTGAGATCGCAGTGGAGGAGGCTGTGCGGCTCAAGGAGAAGAAGCTGGTGAAGGAGGTCATCGCCGTCAGCTGTGGGCCTGCACAGTGCCAG GAGACCATTCGTACCGCCCTGGCCATGGGTGCAGACCGAGGTATCCACGTGGAGGTGCCCCCAGCAGAAGCAGAACGCTTGGGTCCCCTGCAGGTGGCTCGGGTCCTGGCCAAGCTGGCAGAGAAGGAGAAGGTGGACCTGGTGCTGCTGGGCAAACAG GCCATCGATGATGACTGTAACCAGACAGGGCAGATGACAGCTGGATTTCTCGACTGGCCACAG GGCACATTCGCCTCCCAGGTGACGCTGGAGGGGGACAAGTTGAAAGTGGAGCGGGAGATCGATGGGGGCCTGGAGACCCTGCGCCTGAAGCTGCCAGCTGTGGTGACAGCTGACCTGAGGCTCAACGAGCCCCGCTACGCCACGCTGCCCAACATCATG AAAGCCAAGAAGAAGAAGATCGAGGTGATCAAGCCTGGGGACCTGGGTGTGGACCTGACCTCCAAGCTCTCTGTGATCAGTGTGGAGGACCCGCCCCAGCGCACGGCCGGCGTCAAGGTGGAGACCACTGAGGACCTGGTGGCCAAGCTGAAGGAGATTGGGCGGATTTGA
- the VSIG10L gene encoding V-set and immunoglobulin domain-containing protein 10-like, whose product MDTPQALPLFLLLASLVGILTLRASSGLQQTNFSSAFSSDSKSSSQGLGVEVPSIKPPSWKVPDQFLDSKASAEISDSSWFPEALSSNMSGSFWSNVSAEGQDLSPVSPFSETPGSEVFPDISDPQVPAKDPKPSFTVKTPASNISTQVSNTKLSVEAPDSKFSPDDMDLKPSAQSPESKFSAETHSAASFPQQVGGPLAVLVGTTIRLPLVPIPNPGPPTSLVVWRRGSKVLAAGGLGPGAPLISLDPAHRDHLRFDQARGVLELASAQLDDAGVYTAEVIRAGVSQQTHEFTVGVYEPLPQLSVQPKAPETEEGAAELRLRCLGWGPGRGELSWSRDGRALEAAESEGAETPRIRSEGDQLLIVRPVRSDHARYTCRVRSPFGHREAAADVSVFYGPDPPTITVSSDRDAAPAHFVTAGSNVTLRCAAASRPPADITWSLADPAEAAVPAGSRLLLPAVGPGHAGTYACLAANPRTGRRRRSLLNLTVADLPPGAPQCSVEGGPGDRSLRFRCSWPGGAPAASLQFQGLPEGIRAGPVSSVLLAAVPAHPRLSGVPITCLARHLVATRTCTVTPEAPREVLLHPLVAETRLGEAEVALEASGCPPPSRASWAREGRPLAPGGGSRLRLSQDGRKLHIGNFSLDWDLGNYSVLCSGALGAGGDQITLIGPSISSWRLQRARDAAVLTWDVERGALISSFEIQAWPDGPALGRTSTYRDWVSLLVLGPQERSAVVPLPPRNPGTWTFRILPILGGQPGTPSQSRVYRAGPTLSHGAIAGIVLGSLLGLALLAVLLLLCICCLCRFRGKTPEKKKHPSTLVPVVTPSEKKMHSVTPVEISWPLDLKVPLEDHSSTRAYQATDPSSVVSVGGGSKTVRAATQV is encoded by the exons ATGGACACCCCACAGGCTCTGCCACTCTTCCTACTCCTGG CCTCCTTGGTAGGGATCCTCACCCTCAGAGCCTCTTCTGGACTTCAGCAAACCAACTTCTCCTCTGCCTTCTCTTCAGACTCAAAGAGCTCTTcccaggggctgggtgtggaagTTCCCTCCATCAAACCTCCCAGCTGGAAAGTTCCAGATCAGTTCCTGGATTCAAAAGCCTCTGCTGAAATCTCTGATTCCAGCTGGTTTCCTGAGGCCCTGAGTTCCAACATGTCTGGGTCCTTCTGGTCAAATGTTTCTGCCGAGGGCCAAGATTTGAGCCCGGTTTCCCCCTTCTCTGAAACCCCTGGTTCTGAAGTATTTCCTGATATTTCGGATCCTCAAGTTCCTGCCAAAGACCCCAAGCCTTCCTTCACTGTTAAGACCCCAGCTTCAAACATTTCTACTCAAGTCTCCAATACCAAACTGTCTGTTGAGGCCCCAGATTCAAAATTCTCCCCGGATGATATGGATCTTAAACCCTCTGCCCAGAGCCCTGAATCCAAATTTTCTGCAGAGACCCACTCAGCTGCAAGCTTTCCCCAGCAGGTGGGGGGCCCACTCGCTGTGCTGGTGGGGACCACCATCCGGCTCCCCCTAGTCCCAATCCCCAACCCTGGGCCCCCCACCTCTCTGGTGGTCTGGCGCCGGGGCTCAAAGGTGCTGGCAGCTGGGGGCCTGGGGCCAGGGGCACCTCTGATCAGCCTGGACCCTGCTCACCGAGACCACCTGCGATTTGACCAGGCCCGGGGGGTTCTGGAGCTCGCCTCTGCCCAGCTGGACGATGCAGGGGTCTACACGGCTGAGGTCATCCGGGCAGGGGTCTCCCAGCAGACTCACGAGTTCACGGTGGGTGTGTATG AGCCCCTACCCCAGCTGTCGGTTCAGCCCAAGGCTCCAGAGACAGAGGAGGGGGCGGCCGAGCTCCGGCTGCGCTGCCTGGGGTGGGGGCCAGGTCGCGGGGAGCTGAGCTGGAGCCGGGACGGACGCGCCCTGGAGGCGGCGGAATCCGAGGGAGCCGAGACGCCCCGGATCCGCTCAGAGGGCGACCAGCTGCTCATCGTGCGCCCTGTGCGCAGCGACCACGCCCGGTACACTTGCCGCGTCCGCAGCCCCTTCGGCCACAGGGAGGCTGCCGCCGACGTCAGCGTCTTCT ACGGCCCGGACCCGCCGACCATCACGGTCTCCTCGGACCGCGACGCCGCGCCTGCCCACTTTGTCACCGCGGGCAGTAACGTGACCTTGCGCTGCGCCGCCGCCTCGCGGCCGCCCGCCGACATCACGTGGAGCCTGGCGGACCCGGCCGAGGCCGCGGTGCCCGCGGGGTCGCGCCTCCTGCTGCCCGCGGTCGGACCGGGCCACGCAGGCACCTACGCCTGCCTGGCGGCGAACCCGCGtaccggccgccgccgccgctcgcTGCTCAACCTTACAGTGGCGG ACCTGCCCCCCGGGGCCCCACAGTGCTCAGTTGAAGGGGGTCCCGGGGACCGCAGCCTCCGCTTCCGCTGCTCGTGGCCCGGCGGGGCCCCTGCTGCCTCCCTGCAGTTCCAGGGTCTCCCCGAAGGCATCCGCGCCGGGCCAGTGTCCTCTGTGCTGCTGGCGGCCGTCCCCGCCCACCCCCGGCTCAGCGGCGTCCCCATCACCTGCCTTGCTCGCCACCTGGTGGCCACGCGTACCTGCACAGTCACGCCGG AGGCCCCCCGAGAGGTGCTGCTGCATCCGCTGGTGGCAGAGACACGGttgggggaggcagaggtggcactgGAGGCCTCTGGTTGTCCCCCACCCTCACGGGCATCCTGGGCCCGGGAAGGGAGGCCCCTGGCTCCAGGAGGCGGGAGTCGCCTACGGCTCAGTCAAGATGGGCGGAAACTCCACATCGGCAACTTCAGCCTGGATTGGGACCTGGGAAATTACTCCGTGCTGTGCAGTGGGGCGCTGGGTGCTGGCGGTGACCAGATCACCCTCATTG GACCTTCCATATCCTCGTGGAGGCTTCAGAGAGCCAGAGATGCAGCCGTGCTGACTTGGGATGTGGAGCGCGGGGCCCTGATCAGCAGTTTTGAGATCCAGGCATGGCCAGATGGGCCTGCTCTGGGCAGGACTTCCACCTACAGGGACTGGGTCTCCCTGCTCGTCCTGGGGCCTCAGGAGCGGTCAGCCGTGGTGCCCCTTCCACCTCGGAACCCAGGGACCTGGACCTTTCGGATCCTGCCCATCCTGGGGGGCCAGCCAGGGACTCCATCACAAAGCCGGGTCTACCGGGCCG GCCCCACGTTGAGCCATGGGGCCATCGCTGGCATCGTCCTGGGCTCCCTGCTGGGCCTGGCGCTGCTAGCCGTACTTCTCCTCCTTTGCATCTGCTGCCTGTGCCGCTTTCGTG GAAAGACTCCTGAGAAAAAGAAGCATCCCTCTACCTTGGTCCCTGTGGTCACCCCCTCAGAAAAGAAGATGCACAGTGTGACCCCAGTGGAGATTTCATGGCCTCTGGACCTCAAAGTCCCTCTGGAGGACCACAGCTCAACTAGGGCCTACCAA GCCACAGACCCCAGTTCAGTTGTCTCTGTAGGCGGAGGCTCAAAGACTGTTCGGGCAGCCACACAGGTGTGA
- the ETFB gene encoding electron transfer flavoprotein subunit beta isoform X1: MYLSLWVTINTVNLRNTLSGLRGAVTTVGMIKSDVPGTQEWLDERRRQGDLPLPTNSNPVLSLELCDPGQGPAPFQAVVVLIQPGRGLALRPPPSCLFPPDPAPSPPAEQIRVKPDRTGVVTDGVKHSMNPFCEIAVEEAVRLKEKKLVKEVIAVSCGPAQCQETIRTALAMGADRGIHVEVPPAEAERLGPLQVARVLAKLAEKEKVDLVLLGKQAIDDDCNQTGQMTAGFLDWPQGTFASQVTLEGDKLKVEREIDGGLETLRLKLPAVVTADLRLNEPRYATLPNIMKAKKKKIEVIKPGDLGVDLTSKLSVISVEDPPQRTAGVKVETTEDLVAKLKEIGRI; the protein is encoded by the exons ATGTACCTCTCACTGTGGGTTACCATAAATACTGTAAATTTGAGAAACACTCTTTCAGGCCTGAGAGGAGCAGTGACAACAGTAGGGATGATCAAGTCAGATGTCCCTGGTACCCAGGAATGGCTGGATGAGAGAAGGAGACAGGGTGACCTGCCCCTGCCTACAAACTCTAACCCAGTTCTGTCCCtggagctgtgtgaccctggacaaggCCCTGCCCCTTTCCAGGCTGTTGTTGTCCtcatccagcctgggagagggTTGGCGCTGAGGCCCCCACCTTCTTGCCTGTTTCCTCCTGaccccgccccctcccctcctgctgAGCAGATCCGAGTGAAGCCTGACAGGACCGGTGTGGTCACGGATGGCGTGAAGCACTCCATGAACCCCTTCTGTGAGATCGCAGTGGAGGAGGCTGTGCGGCTCAAGGAGAAGAAGCTGGTGAAGGAGGTCATCGCCGTCAGCTGTGGGCCTGCACAGTGCCAG GAGACCATTCGTACCGCCCTGGCCATGGGTGCAGACCGAGGTATCCACGTGGAGGTGCCCCCAGCAGAAGCAGAACGCTTGGGTCCCCTGCAGGTGGCTCGGGTCCTGGCCAAGCTGGCAGAGAAGGAGAAGGTGGACCTGGTGCTGCTGGGCAAACAG GCCATCGATGATGACTGTAACCAGACAGGGCAGATGACAGCTGGATTTCTCGACTGGCCACAG GGCACATTCGCCTCCCAGGTGACGCTGGAGGGGGACAAGTTGAAAGTGGAGCGGGAGATCGATGGGGGCCTGGAGACCCTGCGCCTGAAGCTGCCAGCTGTGGTGACAGCTGACCTGAGGCTCAACGAGCCCCGCTACGCCACGCTGCCCAACATCATG AAAGCCAAGAAGAAGAAGATCGAGGTGATCAAGCCTGGGGACCTGGGTGTGGACCTGACCTCCAAGCTCTCTGTGATCAGTGTGGAGGACCCGCCCCAGCGCACGGCCGGCGTCAAGGTGGAGACCACTGAGGACCTGGTGGCCAAGCTGAAGGAGATTGGGCGGATTTGA